In Rhodovulum sulfidophilum DSM 1374, the following are encoded in one genomic region:
- the nhaA gene encoding Na+/H+ antiporter NhaA, whose amino-acid sequence MLLRALDKFFGHEASGGILLMLAALAALIVANSPLQPFYDETLGATFSVLLNGGGLEKPLILWINDGLMAVFFFLIGLELKREMMEGKLKKPADVVLPGMAAVGGMVVPALIFAAFNWGSPETLSGWAIPAATDIAFALGVLALLGDRVPASLKVFLLTLAILDDLGAIVIIALFYTADLKVDYLLMALLPLAGLIWLNLKGAHRVAPMVLLGTIMWFFVLKSGVHATIAGVATAFCIPLRDKWGKSPLHALEHALSPYVLYLILPIFAFGNAGVVLTGISFSDLLQPLPLGVALGLVLGKQVGVFAITFAMVKSGLARLPDGVGWGHIYGLSCLAGIGFTMSLFIGSLSYADPVLMNDVRLGVLSGSAISALLGYAALRLLATPKGSKRATAAE is encoded by the coding sequence ATGCTGCTCCGCGCGCTCGACAAGTTTTTCGGCCACGAAGCCTCCGGCGGTATCCTGCTGATGCTTGCGGCCCTCGCCGCCCTGATCGTCGCAAATTCGCCCCTGCAACCCTTTTACGACGAGACACTCGGCGCGACCTTCTCGGTCCTGCTCAATGGCGGCGGGCTCGAGAAGCCGCTGATCCTGTGGATCAATGACGGCCTGATGGCCGTGTTCTTCTTCCTCATCGGGCTGGAACTTAAGCGCGAGATGATGGAAGGCAAGCTCAAGAAACCAGCCGATGTGGTGTTGCCGGGCATGGCGGCAGTGGGCGGCATGGTGGTGCCTGCGCTGATCTTCGCGGCCTTCAACTGGGGCAGCCCCGAGACGCTGTCGGGATGGGCAATCCCGGCCGCGACCGACATCGCCTTCGCGCTTGGGGTGCTGGCGCTTCTGGGCGACCGGGTGCCGGCGTCGCTGAAGGTGTTTCTTCTGACCCTGGCGATCCTCGACGATCTCGGGGCCATCGTCATCATCGCGCTGTTCTACACGGCGGATCTGAAGGTCGACTACCTGCTGATGGCGCTGCTGCCGCTGGCCGGGCTGATCTGGCTGAACCTCAAGGGCGCGCACCGGGTGGCGCCGATGGTGCTCTTGGGAACGATCATGTGGTTCTTCGTGCTGAAATCGGGGGTGCATGCGACCATCGCGGGCGTGGCGACCGCCTTCTGCATTCCGCTGCGCGACAAATGGGGGAAATCGCCGCTTCACGCGCTCGAGCATGCGCTCTCGCCCTATGTGCTGTACCTGATCCTGCCGATCTTCGCCTTCGGCAATGCAGGGGTGGTTCTGACCGGCATCTCGTTCTCGGACCTGCTGCAACCGCTGCCGCTGGGCGTGGCGCTGGGTCTTGTGCTCGGCAAGCAGGTCGGGGTCTTCGCGATCACCTTCGCGATGGTCAAATCCGGCCTCGCCCGGTTGCCCGACGGCGTCGGCTGGGGCCATATCTACGGGTTGTCCTGCCTCGCGGGGATCGGCTTCACCATGTCGCTTTTCATCGGCTCGCTGAGCTATGCCGATCCGGTCCTGATGAACGATGTCCGGCTCGGGGTCCTCAGCGGCTCGGCGATCTCGGCACTGCTGGGCTATGCCGCGCTCAGGCTGCTGGCAACCCCGAAAGGCAGCAAGCGCGCGACAGCCGCGGAATAG
- the scpA gene encoding methylmalonyl-CoA mutase has translation MTDKTTRWAALAEKELRGKPLDGLTWETPEGIPVKPLYTEADTEGLAHMGSVPGEAPFTRGPKATMYAGRPWTIRQYAGFSTAEESNAFYRKALAAGQQGVSVAFDLATHRGYDSDHPRVVGDVGKAGVAIDSVEDMKILFDGIPLGEISVSMTMNGAVIPILANFIVAGEEQGVERKQLSGTIQNDVLKEFMVRNTYIYPPEPSMRIIADIIEFTSTDMPRFNSISISGYHMQEAGANLVQELAFTLADGKEYVKTALARGLDVDAFAGRLSFFFAIGTNFFMEIAKLRAARFLWHRIMSEFGPKNPKSLMLRTHCQTSGVSLAEQDPYNNVVRTAYEAMSAVLGGTQSLHTNAFDEAIALPTEFSARIARNTQLILQNETKVTKVVDPLAGSYYVEKLTADLADAAWEIICEIDEMGGMTKAVASGMPKLRIEEAAARWQARVDRGEEVIVGVNKFRLEKEDEIDILDVDNVKVRQSQVARIEKIRASRDQAACDHALAALEEAARSGEGNLLRLAVEAARARATVGEISMAMEKVFGRHRAEVKTLSGVYGAAYEGDEGFAAIQQSVEDFAEEEGRRPRMLVVKMGQDGHDRGAKVIATAFADIGFDVDVGTLFQTPEEAAQDAVDNDVHVIGISSLAAGHKTLAPKLIEALRAQGADDIIVICGGVIPHQDYDFLRQAGVKAIFGPGTNIPAAANDILRLIREARG, from the coding sequence ATGACGGACAAGACCACACGCTGGGCCGCGCTGGCCGAGAAGGAACTGCGCGGCAAGCCGCTCGACGGCCTGACCTGGGAGACGCCCGAGGGCATTCCGGTCAAGCCGCTTTACACCGAGGCCGATACCGAGGGCCTGGCGCATATGGGCTCGGTCCCGGGCGAGGCGCCCTTCACCCGCGGCCCCAAGGCCACGATGTATGCCGGCCGCCCCTGGACGATCCGGCAATATGCGGGCTTCTCGACGGCCGAGGAATCGAACGCCTTCTACCGCAAGGCGCTGGCCGCCGGTCAGCAGGGCGTGTCGGTGGCCTTCGATCTGGCCACCCATAGGGGCTATGACAGCGACCACCCGCGCGTCGTCGGCGATGTCGGCAAGGCAGGCGTCGCCATCGACAGCGTCGAGGACATGAAGATCCTGTTCGACGGCATCCCGCTGGGCGAGATCTCGGTCTCGATGACGATGAACGGCGCGGTGATCCCGATCCTCGCGAACTTCATCGTCGCGGGCGAGGAGCAGGGCGTCGAGCGCAAGCAGCTTTCCGGCACCATCCAGAACGACGTCCTGAAGGAGTTCATGGTCCGGAACACCTATATCTATCCGCCCGAACCCTCGATGCGGATCATCGCCGACATCATCGAGTTCACCTCGACCGACATGCCGCGCTTCAACTCGATCTCGATCTCAGGCTATCACATGCAGGAGGCGGGCGCGAACCTGGTGCAGGAGCTTGCCTTCACGCTGGCCGACGGCAAGGAATACGTGAAGACGGCGCTGGCGCGCGGGCTCGATGTCGATGCCTTCGCCGGGCGGCTGTCCTTCTTCTTCGCGATCGGCACCAACTTCTTCATGGAGATCGCCAAGCTGCGCGCCGCGCGGTTCCTGTGGCACCGGATCATGTCCGAGTTCGGTCCGAAGAACCCCAAATCGCTGATGCTGCGCACCCACTGCCAGACCTCGGGGGTGAGCCTCGCCGAGCAGGACCCCTATAACAACGTGGTCCGCACCGCCTATGAGGCGATGAGCGCGGTTCTTGGCGGCACCCAGTCGCTGCATACCAACGCCTTCGACGAGGCGATCGCGCTGCCCACCGAATTCTCGGCCCGGATCGCGCGGAACACCCAGCTGATCCTGCAGAACGAGACCAAGGTGACCAAGGTCGTCGATCCGCTGGCTGGGTCCTACTATGTCGAGAAGCTGACCGCGGATCTGGCCGATGCGGCCTGGGAGATCATCTGCGAGATCGACGAGATGGGCGGCATGACCAAGGCGGTGGCCTCGGGCATGCCCAAGCTCCGGATCGAGGAGGCCGCCGCGCGCTGGCAGGCCCGGGTCGACCGCGGCGAGGAGGTGATCGTCGGCGTCAACAAGTTCCGGCTCGAGAAGGAAGACGAGATCGACATTCTCGATGTCGACAACGTCAAGGTCCGCCAGAGCCAGGTGGCCCGCATCGAGAAGATCCGGGCAAGCCGCGATCAGGCCGCCTGCGATCACGCGCTGGCGGCTCTGGAGGAGGCCGCGCGAAGCGGCGAAGGGAACCTCTTGCGGCTGGCGGTCGAGGCCGCCCGCGCGCGCGCCACGGTGGGAGAAATCAGCATGGCGATGGAAAAGGTGTTCGGGAGACACCGGGCCGAGGTCAAGACGCTCTCGGGGGTCTATGGCGCGGCCTATGAGGGCGACGAGGGCTTCGCCGCGATCCAGCAATCGGTGGAGGATTTCGCCGAGGAAGAAGGGCGGCGGCCGCGGATGCTGGTCGTGAAGATGGGGCAGGACGGGCATGACCGCGGCGCCAAGGTGATCGCGACGGCCTTTGCCGATATCGGCTTCGACGTTGATGTGGGCACGCTGTTCCAGACCCCCGAGGAGGCGGCGCAGGACGCGGTCGACAATGACGTCCACGTGATCGGGATCTCGTCGCTGGCGGCGGGGCACAAGACCCTGGCGCCGAAGCTGATCGAGGCGCTGAGGGCGCAGGGGGCCGATGATATCATCGTGATCTGCGGCGGGGTGATCCCGCATCAGGATTACGATTTCCTCCGGCAGGCGGGCGTCAAGGCGATCTTCGGGCCCGGCACCAACATTCCGGCGGCGGCCAACGACATCCTGCGCCTGATCCGCGAAGCCCGCGGCTGA
- a CDS encoding DUF4174 domain-containing protein, whose product MKKHLTIMAWVALMPLAGTADAVSEPEPLARWEADRTVVLEAEGVSLSDFHWMARPVVVFADSPANPQYRTQMQLLTERIDELAERDVVVIVDTDPDARSELRMKLRPRGFMLVLVGKDGEIKFRKPMPWNVREISRSIDKIPLRQQEVRDRR is encoded by the coding sequence ATGAAAAAACACCTGACGATCATGGCATGGGTCGCGCTCATGCCGCTGGCCGGAACCGCCGACGCAGTCAGCGAACCCGAGCCGCTGGCGCGCTGGGAGGCCGACCGAACCGTGGTGCTCGAGGCCGAGGGCGTAAGCCTGTCCGACTTCCACTGGATGGCGCGGCCGGTCGTGGTCTTCGCCGACAGCCCGGCCAATCCGCAATACCGGACCCAGATGCAGCTTCTGACCGAGCGCATCGACGAGCTGGCCGAACGCGACGTGGTGGTGATCGTCGATACCGACCCCGACGCCCGCTCCGAGCTGCGCATGAAACTGCGCCCGCGCGGCTTCATGCTGGTGCTGGTCGGCAAGGATGGCGAGATCAAGTTCCGCAAGCCGATGCCCTGGAACGTCCGCGAGATCTCGCGCTCGATCGACAAGATCCCGCTGCGCCAGCAGGAAGTCCGCGACCGGCGCTGA
- a CDS encoding DUF6492 family protein — protein MTQLPSKKLDIVTVVFSGELALLRLQARSIAREFHASALGDIFVIINDHEEAACAEAVEAMRGDYGPFAGKLKVVRPDELLSDCPTLRARLERFYLTHLRGVGRKLRGAGGGWRGNGGWGMQQALKLMAARLGASPYLLVLDAKNQFVAPVTGSDFVAGDGRPRSRVVETEEKQQGWIRASFAKLALPEPTSLATAPPTVTPVVFARDDLRSALALIEEKLGPIELFFARRRGKATEFMLVYAALDQGRGLWWELHAEGLPASFSLFSGRSVGRLPELVAAARCGDCKMIGTHSRLLAAMTETVRKDLVEFWRERGLIRSDSEIEALFHA, from the coding sequence ATGACGCAGCTCCCGTCGAAGAAGCTGGACATCGTGACCGTCGTGTTCTCGGGTGAACTCGCGCTGCTGCGCTTGCAGGCGCGTTCGATTGCCCGCGAGTTTCACGCCTCCGCGCTGGGTGATATATTCGTGATCATCAACGATCATGAAGAAGCGGCCTGCGCGGAGGCGGTCGAGGCAATGCGTGGCGATTACGGCCCCTTCGCCGGGAAGTTGAAGGTCGTGCGGCCAGACGAGTTGCTTTCGGACTGCCCGACCCTCCGCGCCCGTCTCGAGAGGTTTTACCTGACCCATCTTCGCGGGGTGGGCCGAAAACTGCGCGGCGCGGGCGGTGGCTGGCGTGGGAATGGCGGATGGGGGATGCAGCAGGCGTTGAAGCTGATGGCTGCAAGGCTGGGCGCGTCCCCCTATCTTCTGGTTCTCGATGCAAAGAACCAGTTCGTCGCGCCTGTTACCGGCTCGGATTTCGTGGCCGGGGATGGACGGCCGCGGAGCCGCGTGGTCGAGACCGAAGAAAAGCAACAAGGCTGGATCAGGGCGTCTTTTGCCAAACTGGCTTTGCCAGAACCAACGTCTCTGGCCACGGCCCCGCCGACGGTCACGCCGGTGGTCTTCGCCCGCGATGATCTGAGGTCCGCATTGGCCCTGATCGAGGAAAAGCTGGGACCGATCGAGCTGTTCTTCGCCCGACGCCGGGGGAAGGCGACCGAGTTCATGCTTGTCTACGCCGCACTCGATCAGGGCAGGGGGCTGTGGTGGGAGCTTCACGCCGAGGGTCTGCCCGCTTCTTTCTCGCTGTTCTCCGGTCGCAGTGTCGGCAGGCTGCCAGAGCTTGTGGCAGCGGCGCGGTGCGGCGATTGCAAGATGATCGGAACCCATAGCCGCCTTCTTGCGGCTATGACCGAGACCGTTCGAAAGGACCTTGTCGAGTTCTGGCGCGAGCGTGGTCTCATACGGTCCGACAGCGAGATCGAGGCATTGTTTCATGCCTAG
- a CDS encoding acetyl-CoA carboxylase biotin carboxylase subunit: protein MFDKILIANRGEIACRVIKSARKMGIKTVAVYSDADRHALHVQMADEAIHIGPPPANQSYIVIDKIMAAIEQSGAQAVHPGYGFLSENKLFAEALEKAGVAFIGPPASAIEAMGDKITSKKLAAEAGVSTVPGYMGLIEDAAEAVKISREIGYPVMIKASAGGGGKGMRIAWNDQEAREGFQASKNEAANSFGDDRIFIEKFVTQPRHIEIQVLADRHGNCVYLHERECSIQRRNQKVIEEAPSPFLDEATRRAMGEQAVALSRAVGYCSAGTVEFIVDGDRNFYFLEMNTRLQVEHPVTELITGVDLVEQMINIAAGQKLPFEQKDLKINGWALESRLYAEDPYRNFLPSIGRLTRYRPPAESAHDAAVVRNDTGVFEGGEISMYYDPMIAKLCTWAPTRAQAIDEMRTALDAFEVEGIGHNLPFLSAVMDHPKFCAGDITTAFIAEEYPDGFAGVSLPEPELRKVAAAAAAMFRVVEIRRARISGRMDNHERMVGGDWVVVAQRESFALSVSADREGATIQFQGGDHHRVTSDWTPGQPLAVLHIDGEPLVLKVAQSSHGFVIRHRGAEMKVQVFTPRQAELAALMPEKLPPDTSKFLLCPMPGLIVTIDVEEGQEVQEGQALCVVEAMKMQNTLRAEKKGIVAKINAGPGESLAVDEVIMEFE from the coding sequence ATGTTCGACAAGATCCTGATCGCGAACCGGGGGGAGATCGCCTGCCGGGTCATCAAGAGCGCCCGCAAGATGGGCATCAAGACGGTGGCCGTCTATTCCGACGCCGACCGTCATGCGCTGCATGTGCAGATGGCCGACGAGGCGATCCATATCGGTCCCCCGCCCGCGAACCAGTCCTATATCGTGATCGACAAGATCATGGCCGCGATCGAGCAAAGCGGCGCCCAGGCGGTGCATCCGGGCTATGGGTTCCTGTCCGAGAACAAGCTCTTTGCCGAGGCGCTGGAGAAGGCCGGGGTCGCCTTCATCGGCCCGCCCGCCAGCGCCATCGAGGCGATGGGCGACAAGATCACCTCGAAGAAGCTTGCCGCCGAGGCGGGCGTCTCGACCGTGCCGGGCTATATGGGCCTGATCGAGGATGCCGCCGAGGCGGTGAAGATCAGCCGCGAGATCGGCTATCCGGTGATGATCAAGGCCTCTGCCGGCGGTGGCGGCAAGGGCATGCGGATCGCCTGGAACGACCAGGAGGCGCGCGAGGGCTTCCAGGCCTCGAAGAACGAGGCCGCCAACAGCTTCGGCGACGACCGCATCTTCATCGAGAAATTCGTCACCCAGCCGCGCCATATCGAGATCCAGGTGCTGGCCGACCGGCATGGCAACTGCGTCTACCTGCATGAGCGCGAATGCTCGATCCAGCGCCGGAACCAGAAGGTCATCGAAGAGGCGCCCTCGCCCTTCCTCGACGAGGCGACGCGGCGCGCCATGGGCGAGCAGGCGGTCGCGCTGTCGCGTGCCGTCGGCTATTGCAGTGCGGGCACGGTCGAGTTCATCGTCGATGGCGACAGGAACTTCTATTTCCTCGAGATGAACACCCGGCTGCAGGTGGAACATCCGGTGACCGAACTGATCACCGGGGTCGATCTGGTCGAGCAGATGATCAACATTGCCGCCGGCCAGAAGCTGCCCTTCGAACAGAAGGATCTGAAGATCAACGGCTGGGCGCTGGAAAGCCGGCTTTATGCCGAGGATCCGTACCGCAATTTCCTGCCCTCGATCGGGCGGCTGACCCGCTATCGTCCGCCGGCGGAATCGGCGCATGATGCGGCGGTGGTGCGCAACGATACCGGCGTCTTCGAGGGCGGCGAGATCTCGATGTATTACGACCCGATGATCGCCAAGCTCTGTACCTGGGCGCCGACCCGGGCGCAGGCCATCGACGAGATGCGGACCGCGCTCGACGCCTTCGAGGTCGAGGGCATCGGGCACAACCTGCCGTTCCTCTCGGCGGTGATGGATCATCCCAAGTTCTGCGCGGGCGATATCACGACCGCCTTCATCGCCGAGGAATATCCCGACGGCTTCGCGGGCGTCAGCCTGCCCGAGCCCGAATTGCGCAAGGTGGCGGCGGCGGCCGCCGCGATGTTCCGCGTGGTCGAGATCCGGCGCGCCCGCATCTCGGGACGGATGGACAATCACGAGCGCATGGTGGGCGGCGACTGGGTCGTGGTGGCCCAGCGCGAGAGCTTTGCGCTCTCGGTGAGCGCCGACCGTGAGGGGGCCACGATCCAGTTCCAGGGCGGCGATCATCACCGCGTGACCTCGGACTGGACCCCGGGCCAGCCGCTGGCGGTCCTGCATATCGACGGCGAGCCGCTTGTGCTCAAGGTGGCGCAGAGCTCGCATGGCTTCGTGATCCGCCATCGCGGCGCCGAGATGAAGGTTCAGGTCTTCACCCCGCGCCAGGCCGAGCTTGCCGCGCTGATGCCCGAAAAGCTGCCGCCCGACACCTCGAAATTCCTGCTCTGCCCGATGCCCGGTCTGATCGTGACCATCGATGTCGAGGAGGGCCAGGAGGTTCAGGAGGGCCAGGCGCTGTGCGTCGTCGAGGCGATGAAGATGCAGAACACGCTGCGCGCCGAGAAGAAGGGCATCGTCGCCAAGATCAATGCCGGTCCCGGCGAAAGCCTGGCCGTCGATGAAGTGATCATGGAGTTCGAATGA